Proteins from one Planctomyces sp. SH-PL62 genomic window:
- a CDS encoding PVC-type heme-binding CxxCH protein: MRLRLPSVVLPGLLAVLASTALPGRSAVAEDGSATARPVGRIPEPAEALKSLRVAPGFQVDLFAAEPLVANPVAFHADAKGRFFVVETFRHTDGVTDNRSHMNWLVDDLAARTVADRVAMYRKFFTAEEFARFGVESERIRLVEDRDGDGKADHAQIFAEGFDGPETGIAAGVLARKGDVYFANIPDLWLLRDTDGDGKADVRKSLHTGYGVHVGFLGHDLHGLIFGPDGKLYFSIGDRGFNLVTPEGRKLAVLDSGSVLRCDPDGANLEVVATGLRNPQELAFNDTGDLFTVDNNSDGGDKARFVHIIEGGDSGWRIGYQFIEKPNSRGVWNSEKMWTPELEGKPAYQIPPLANFSDGPSGLAIYPGVGLNDGEKGRFYLSDFRGAAATSGVRSFAVRPRGASFELVEPKEFLWGLQATDCDFGPDGALYVSDWIKGWNKTDKGRIWRVSDPAAADPRVAEVKRLLAEGFDARPNDELGRLLAHPDRRVRQEAQFTLADRAKPESGPAVPRTGALATLPKADREDALAALRNAAANGEGYGRLHAIWGLGQVLRASDDDRRRELSPPLLALLKDPDAEVRAQAARALAEAVVTPPSAILPLLDDESPRVRLYAMLALARLLPSAEVVEPIMARMRAGDGGDPYLRSAATSALARAASGDEKAIAAIEALGSDPSSDVRMIVLLTMRERGNPAVARFLDDPVASIVLEASRAVTEEPALAEGLTKLAALATRRDLTEPVWRRVLAACEAVGQPGDPRVLAAVAARKDVPESIRVEALQILSRWGAPSPLHPITGLYRGESKRPADPAVAALAPVLPSLVTDPSDRVREAAASAAGELKVADAGPSLRGLAADASRPAASRVEALRALDALNDEKLGEVVAAARKADSDAVRAEGLRILARLEPDRAVDEAAGVLDRGSILEKQSAFAMLGAVPGAQADALLGRWLTKLEAGEVPPEIRLDLTEAAAGRESADVKAALARYDALRKADDPLAAYRDALAGGDAARGRRIFREKAEVQCLRCHKVAGDGGEVGPDLAGVGRRKGREYILESIVLPNKQIAEGFESQVLALASGQVVAGVVKGEDDREVRLLTPEGALVVVPKDQIEEKSRGGSAMPEDLIKDLNRREIRDLVEFLDSTEPPAAP; the protein is encoded by the coding sequence ATGCGCCTTCGCCTTCCTTCCGTCGTCCTCCCCGGTCTCCTCGCGGTCCTGGCCTCGACGGCCCTCCCCGGCCGATCGGCGGTCGCGGAAGACGGCTCGGCCACGGCCCGTCCAGTCGGGCGGATTCCGGAGCCGGCGGAAGCCCTGAAGTCGCTGCGCGTCGCGCCCGGGTTCCAGGTCGATTTGTTCGCGGCCGAGCCGCTGGTGGCGAACCCGGTCGCCTTCCACGCCGACGCGAAGGGTCGGTTCTTCGTCGTCGAGACCTTCCGCCACACCGACGGCGTGACCGACAACCGCAGCCACATGAACTGGCTGGTGGACGACCTCGCCGCCCGGACCGTGGCCGACCGCGTCGCCATGTATCGGAAGTTCTTCACGGCCGAGGAGTTCGCGAGGTTCGGCGTCGAGAGCGAGCGGATCCGGCTCGTCGAGGACCGCGACGGCGACGGCAAGGCCGACCACGCCCAGATCTTCGCCGAGGGCTTCGACGGCCCCGAGACCGGTATCGCGGCCGGCGTCCTGGCCCGCAAGGGCGACGTCTACTTCGCCAACATCCCCGACCTCTGGCTGCTCAGGGATACGGACGGCGACGGCAAGGCCGACGTCCGCAAGTCCCTTCACACCGGCTACGGCGTGCACGTCGGCTTCCTCGGCCACGACCTCCACGGCCTGATCTTCGGGCCCGACGGCAAGCTGTACTTCTCGATCGGCGACCGGGGCTTCAACCTCGTGACGCCCGAGGGCCGGAAGCTGGCCGTGCTCGACAGCGGCTCGGTCCTTCGCTGCGACCCCGACGGCGCGAACCTGGAGGTCGTCGCCACCGGGCTGCGGAACCCGCAGGAGCTGGCCTTCAACGACACCGGCGACCTCTTCACCGTCGACAACAACTCCGACGGCGGCGACAAGGCCCGCTTCGTCCACATCATCGAAGGGGGCGACAGCGGCTGGCGGATCGGCTACCAGTTCATCGAGAAGCCGAACAGCCGGGGCGTCTGGAACAGCGAAAAGATGTGGACGCCGGAGCTCGAAGGCAAGCCCGCCTACCAGATCCCACCGCTCGCCAACTTCTCCGACGGCCCCTCCGGCCTGGCGATCTATCCCGGCGTCGGCCTGAACGACGGCGAGAAGGGCCGCTTCTACCTCAGCGACTTCCGGGGCGCGGCGGCCACCAGCGGCGTCCGCTCGTTCGCCGTGCGGCCGAGGGGGGCGTCGTTCGAGCTGGTCGAGCCGAAGGAGTTCCTCTGGGGCCTCCAGGCCACCGACTGCGATTTCGGCCCCGACGGCGCGCTCTACGTCAGCGACTGGATCAAGGGCTGGAACAAGACCGACAAGGGCCGCATCTGGCGCGTCTCCGACCCCGCCGCAGCCGACCCCCGCGTCGCCGAGGTCAAGCGGCTCCTCGCCGAGGGCTTCGACGCCCGGCCGAACGACGAGCTGGGCCGCCTCCTCGCCCACCCCGACCGGAGGGTCCGCCAGGAGGCGCAGTTCACCCTGGCCGATCGCGCGAAACCCGAGTCGGGGCCGGCCGTCCCGCGCACGGGCGCGCTCGCGACGCTGCCGAAGGCCGACCGAGAAGACGCGTTGGCCGCGCTTCGGAACGCCGCCGCGAACGGCGAGGGGTACGGGCGGCTGCACGCGATCTGGGGCCTTGGCCAGGTCCTCCGGGCTTCGGACGACGACCGCCGCCGCGAGCTTTCGCCGCCGCTCCTCGCCCTCCTCAAAGACCCGGACGCGGAGGTCCGCGCTCAGGCCGCGCGGGCGCTGGCCGAGGCCGTCGTCACGCCGCCGTCGGCGATCCTACCGCTGCTGGACGACGAATCTCCGCGTGTCCGGCTCTACGCGATGCTCGCCCTGGCGCGACTCCTCCCGTCGGCGGAGGTCGTCGAGCCGATCATGGCCCGGATGCGGGCCGGCGACGGCGGCGACCCCTACCTGAGATCGGCCGCGACGTCGGCCCTGGCCCGCGCCGCGAGCGGCGACGAGAAGGCGATCGCGGCGATCGAGGCGCTGGGTTCGGACCCCTCCTCCGACGTCCGCATGATCGTTCTGCTCACGATGCGGGAGCGCGGGAATCCGGCCGTCGCCCGGTTCCTCGACGATCCCGTCGCGTCGATCGTCCTGGAGGCTTCCCGCGCCGTCACCGAGGAGCCCGCCCTGGCGGAGGGCCTGACGAAGCTCGCGGCCCTGGCCACCCGACGCGACCTGACGGAGCCGGTCTGGCGTCGCGTGCTCGCGGCCTGCGAGGCCGTCGGCCAGCCCGGCGACCCGCGCGTCCTGGCGGCGGTCGCCGCGCGGAAGGACGTGCCCGAGTCGATCCGCGTCGAGGCTCTCCAGATCCTCTCGCGATGGGGCGCGCCGTCGCCGCTGCACCCGATCACCGGCCTCTACCGGGGCGAATCGAAGCGGCCCGCCGACCCGGCCGTGGCTGCGCTGGCCCCGGTCCTGCCGAGCCTGGTCACCGACCCTTCCGACCGCGTCCGCGAGGCCGCCGCCTCGGCCGCGGGCGAGTTGAAGGTCGCCGACGCCGGGCCGTCGCTCCGCGGGCTGGCCGCCGACGCCTCCCGCCCGGCCGCTTCGCGCGTCGAGGCCCTCCGCGCGCTCGACGCCCTGAACGACGAGAAGCTCGGCGAGGTCGTCGCCGCCGCGAGGAAGGCCGACTCCGACGCGGTCCGCGCCGAGGGACTGCGGATCCTGGCCCGCCTGGAGCCCGACCGCGCGGTCGACGAGGCCGCCGGCGTGCTCGATCGGGGCTCGATCCTGGAGAAGCAATCCGCCTTCGCCATGCTCGGCGCGGTCCCGGGCGCGCAGGCCGACGCCCTGCTCGGCCGCTGGCTGACGAAGCTGGAGGCCGGCGAGGTCCCCCCCGAGATCCGGCTCGACCTGACCGAGGCCGCCGCCGGGCGGGAGTCCGCCGACGTGAAGGCCGCGCTCGCCCGCTACGACGCGCTCCGCAAGGCCGACGACCCGCTGGCCGCCTACCGCGACGCACTTGCGGGAGGCGACGCGGCGCGCGGCCGCCGGATCTTCCGCGAGAAGGCCGAGGTCCAGTGCCTCCGCTGCCACAAGGTCGCCGGCGACGGCGGCGAGGTCGGCCCCGATCTGGCGGGCGTCGGCCGTCGCAAGGGCCGCGAGTACATCCTGGAGTCGATCGTCCTCCCCAACAAACAGATCGCCGAGGGGTTCGAGTCCCAGGTCCTGGCCCTCGCGAGCGGCCAGGTCGTCGCCGGCGTCGTCAAGGGCGAGGACGACCGCGAGGTCCGGCTCCTCACCCCCGAGGGCGCCCTCGTCGTGGTCCCCAAGGATCAGATCGAGGAGAAGTCCCGAGGCGGCTCGGCGATGCCCGAGGATCTGATCAAGGATCTGAACCGACGCGAGATCCGCGACCTCGTCGAGTTCCTGGACTCCACCGAGCCCCCCGCCGCCCCCTGA
- a CDS encoding leucine-rich repeat domain-containing protein: protein MERATAKGPRRRLSLSVRGLMLLVLGLGVWLGWQVRLAREQREAAAALTAYGGVVRFDWELGDGLLASAGAAWVPDWLRRAIGDDFFQSVVEVNMIYADRRGKPILTARELEDLASKLSAFPRLRHLDITPELTTDRTMDVIEGLTELETLRIWGHALTEAGFAKIRSLRNLKVLQVNVLEVDDAELQDDALAHLAPLVRLEHLDLSGNPITDAGLVHLKGLKSLAFLNINRTRVSDAGLEELRGLVNLKEVWVGQTAVTGEGWERFCAKMPNVDPDP, encoded by the coding sequence ATGGAACGGGCGACCGCGAAGGGACCCCGGCGCCGCCTGAGTCTCAGCGTCCGGGGGTTGATGCTCCTGGTGCTCGGCCTCGGCGTCTGGCTCGGCTGGCAGGTCCGCCTCGCCCGGGAGCAGCGCGAGGCCGCCGCCGCCCTCACGGCGTACGGCGGCGTCGTCCGGTTCGATTGGGAGTTAGGCGACGGCCTGCTCGCCTCCGCCGGTGCCGCGTGGGTGCCCGATTGGCTGAGGCGGGCGATCGGCGATGACTTCTTCCAGAGCGTGGTCGAGGTCAACATGATCTACGCCGACAGGCGCGGGAAGCCGATCCTCACGGCTCGCGAGCTGGAAGACCTCGCGTCGAAGCTGTCGGCTTTCCCGAGGCTCCGCCACCTCGACATCACCCCCGAACTGACGACCGACCGGACGATGGACGTCATCGAGGGGCTGACGGAGCTCGAGACCCTCAGGATCTGGGGCCACGCGCTCACCGAGGCCGGCTTCGCGAAGATTCGAAGCCTCCGGAACCTCAAGGTGCTCCAGGTGAACGTGCTCGAGGTCGACGATGCCGAGCTCCAGGACGACGCCCTGGCGCACCTGGCCCCGCTGGTCCGGCTGGAGCACCTCGACCTGAGCGGCAATCCGATCACGGACGCCGGGCTGGTCCACCTGAAGGGCCTGAAGTCCCTGGCGTTTCTGAACATCAACCGCACCAGGGTGTCGGACGCCGGCCTGGAGGAGCTTCGCGGCCTGGTGAATCTGAAGGAGGTCTGGGTGGGCCAGACGGCCGTCACCGGAGAGGGCTGGGAGCGGTTCTGTGCGAAGATGCCCAACGTCGATCCGGATCCCTAG
- the ilvA gene encoding threonine ammonia-lyase, biosynthetic: MDYLKKILTARVYDVAVETPLQHAPKLSARLGAEVWLKREDEQPVFSFKLRGAYNKMALLSPEQRGRGVVCASAGNHAQGVALSARKLACRATIVMPVTTPSLKIDAVRALGGEVVLHGESYSDAHVHALELCEIHGYTFVHPFDDPDVIAGQGTIAMEILRQHQGPIHAVFAAIGGGGLISGVAAYIKAVRPEIKVIGVQTTDSDAMIRSVRAGDRVALADVGLFSDGTAVKLVGEETFRLARELVDDFVAVDADAACAAIKDVFEDTRSILEPAGALSVAGAKQYAAKHGLQGETLVAIACGANINFNRLRFVAERAEVGEEREALFAVTIPERRGSFKRLCELIGHRSVTEFNYRISDATSAHLFIGLAVGDRAESAEQARRFTDEGFPVVDLTGDELSKEHVRHMVGGRSPLARDERLYRFEFPERPGALMRFLANMPPNWNISLFHYRNQGADYARTLVGLQIPDDDLAAFHDFTAGLGYPCVDETDNPVYRLFLR, translated from the coding sequence ATGGACTACCTCAAGAAGATCCTGACCGCCCGCGTTTACGACGTGGCGGTCGAGACGCCGTTGCAGCACGCGCCCAAGCTCTCCGCCCGCCTCGGCGCCGAGGTCTGGCTGAAGCGCGAGGACGAGCAGCCGGTCTTCAGCTTCAAGCTCCGCGGGGCCTACAACAAGATGGCCCTCCTGTCGCCCGAGCAGCGCGGGCGAGGGGTCGTCTGCGCGTCGGCGGGGAACCATGCGCAAGGGGTGGCGCTGAGCGCGCGGAAGCTGGCCTGCCGGGCGACGATCGTCATGCCGGTGACGACGCCGAGCCTGAAGATCGACGCCGTGCGCGCCCTGGGCGGCGAGGTCGTCCTGCACGGCGAGAGCTACTCCGACGCCCACGTGCACGCCCTGGAACTCTGCGAGATCCACGGTTACACGTTCGTCCATCCGTTCGACGATCCCGACGTGATCGCCGGCCAGGGGACGATCGCGATGGAGATCCTCCGCCAGCATCAGGGGCCGATCCACGCGGTCTTCGCGGCGATCGGCGGCGGCGGCTTGATCTCCGGGGTCGCGGCCTACATCAAGGCGGTGAGGCCGGAGATCAAGGTGATCGGCGTCCAGACGACCGACTCCGACGCCATGATCCGATCCGTCCGCGCGGGGGATCGGGTCGCGCTGGCCGACGTCGGCCTCTTCTCCGACGGCACGGCGGTCAAGCTCGTCGGCGAGGAGACCTTCCGGCTGGCCCGCGAGCTGGTCGACGACTTCGTCGCGGTCGACGCCGACGCCGCCTGCGCCGCGATCAAGGACGTGTTCGAGGACACCCGGAGCATCCTGGAGCCGGCCGGGGCGCTGTCGGTCGCGGGGGCCAAGCAGTACGCGGCGAAGCACGGCCTGCAAGGCGAGACGCTGGTGGCGATCGCTTGCGGGGCGAACATCAACTTCAACCGCCTCCGGTTCGTCGCCGAGCGCGCCGAGGTGGGCGAGGAGCGCGAGGCCCTCTTCGCCGTGACGATCCCCGAGCGTCGCGGCAGCTTCAAGCGGCTCTGCGAGCTGATCGGCCACCGCAGCGTGACCGAGTTCAACTACCGGATCTCGGACGCGACCTCCGCCCACCTGTTCATCGGCCTGGCCGTCGGCGACCGCGCCGAATCGGCCGAGCAGGCGCGTCGGTTCACCGACGAGGGCTTCCCGGTCGTCGACCTGACCGGCGACGAACTGTCCAAGGAGCACGTCCGCCACATGGTCGGCGGTCGTTCCCCCCTGGCCCGCGACGAGCGGCTCTACCGCTTCGAGTTCCCCGAGCGCCCCGGCGCGCTCATGCGATTCCTGGCGAACATGCCCCCGAACTGGAACATCAGCCTGTTCCACTACCGCAACCAGGGGGCCGACTACGCCCGCACCCTCGTCGGCCTCCAGATCCCCGACGACGATCTCGCCGCCTTCCACGACTTCACCGCCGGCCTCGGCTACCCCTGCGTCGACGAGACCGACAACCCCGTCTACCGCCTCTTCCTGCGCTGA
- a CDS encoding Ig-like domain-containing protein, whose translation MLWKAPFAVLKPRSRPSRRLAWDSLEDRTVPSTIADFASAFAVGGEGTITIREARAGILGGPWVVGSFTGTVDFDPGEGVVARTSAGGEDAFIASYDRMGRLRWARSFGGPGDDRINSLVFDDSGVVVAGVFSASVEFGPGYGETRLTSEGATDALLARFRAGDGSLEWARGFGGLGDDEALGLSPNSWGDLFFVVGSFSGTANFDPSLRLAGSTRTMTSAGGTDAFYVQLAQDGTWWPPLSSAARAGGPGNDAAVKAAGSSILGTFEGTADLSFGDGIGLRWISDGSRERTSAGGRDGFLVILWAVGYDPRRIQTFGGAGDDRPTDLGLVDNSTYTPYRPSFYYVSGAFEGRVDFGGAGDAGVRTSSGGADGFLARYDLETGALDWVATVGGAGDDAVEAIAFDIYLSVSATGGFAGAVDFDPGAGVRMLQDSGRGSAFLWRMDSSGEVEVARTLSGDGSARGLGVTSGIYGPYFVIGRFEGAVDVDPSESGTHVLTSIGRSDAFVVKFVEQPDMIPIAVDDMYRVEAGGKLVVWPPPGGDAGIGFHSNDILRVGAGRGTVYRLTNPAHGHIASGFEGQFEYEPDAGFTGTDSFTYQIRDGDLFSNVATVHFTVVEPGGVPATTPAVYLDRGDRGVWSWSLEDGFRQIHADDPEGIASAADGTLYLDLGPRGLWAWAAGAYRKLNDADPQGIAVGPGGALAVDYGAFGLWLREGGSFRRINAANPEGLAFAPDGALYIDFGPHGLWRWGRGAGVSRINGANPEGLAAGPGGVLYVDYGPHGLWDWREGTGFRRLNAADPEGFATTPAGTLAIDYGSFGLWRWSEATGLSRLDEGDALRITVGLQGTLFVDFGPRGLFRWVDGKLVRVEVR comes from the coding sequence ATGCTCTGGAAGGCCCCGTTCGCCGTCTTGAAGCCCCGCTCTCGCCCGTCGCGCAGGCTGGCCTGGGACTCCCTGGAAGACCGAACGGTCCCGTCGACGATCGCCGACTTCGCCTCGGCGTTCGCGGTCGGGGGGGAAGGGACGATCACGATCCGGGAGGCGCGGGCCGGAATCCTCGGCGGGCCCTGGGTCGTCGGCTCGTTCACGGGGACCGTCGATTTCGACCCGGGCGAGGGGGTGGTCGCGCGGACCAGTGCGGGGGGCGAGGACGCGTTCATCGCCTCGTACGACCGCATGGGACGCCTGCGCTGGGCCCGGTCGTTCGGCGGGCCGGGGGACGACCGGATCAACTCCCTCGTCTTCGACGACTCCGGGGTCGTCGTCGCCGGGGTCTTCTCGGCCTCCGTGGAATTCGGCCCGGGGTACGGGGAAACCCGGCTGACCAGCGAGGGGGCGACAGACGCCCTGCTGGCCCGGTTCCGCGCCGGCGACGGGTCCCTGGAATGGGCCCGTGGCTTCGGGGGGCTCGGCGACGACGAGGCGTTGGGGCTCTCGCCGAACTCCTGGGGCGACCTGTTCTTCGTGGTCGGATCGTTCAGCGGGACGGCCAATTTCGACCCCTCCCTGCGCCTGGCCGGGTCGACGCGCACGATGACCTCGGCGGGAGGGACGGACGCCTTCTATGTGCAACTGGCGCAGGACGGCACCTGGTGGCCCCCGCTCTCGTCGGCCGCCCGCGCCGGCGGGCCCGGGAACGATGCGGCCGTGAAGGCCGCCGGCTCGTCCATCCTGGGCACGTTCGAGGGGACCGCCGACCTCAGCTTCGGGGACGGGATCGGCCTGCGATGGATCTCCGACGGGTCCAGGGAGCGGACGAGCGCCGGTGGCCGCGACGGCTTCCTCGTGATCCTCTGGGCCGTCGGCTATGATCCCCGCAGAATCCAGACGTTCGGCGGCGCCGGGGACGACCGTCCCACCGACCTGGGCCTCGTCGACAACAGCACGTACACCCCGTACCGGCCCAGCTTCTATTACGTCTCCGGCGCGTTCGAGGGCCGCGTGGACTTCGGCGGGGCGGGGGACGCGGGGGTGCGGACCTCCTCGGGGGGGGCCGACGGCTTCCTCGCGCGGTATGACCTGGAGACCGGCGCGCTCGACTGGGTCGCGACCGTGGGGGGTGCCGGCGACGACGCCGTCGAGGCGATCGCGTTCGACATCTACCTCAGCGTCTCGGCGACGGGAGGGTTCGCCGGCGCCGTCGACTTCGACCCCGGCGCGGGCGTTCGCATGCTCCAGGATTCCGGCCGCGGCAGCGCGTTCCTGTGGCGGATGGATTCTTCGGGGGAGGTCGAGGTCGCGCGAACCCTGAGCGGAGACGGTTCGGCGCGGGGACTCGGCGTGACGTCCGGGATCTACGGCCCGTATTTCGTCATCGGCCGCTTCGAAGGCGCGGTCGATGTCGACCCGAGCGAGTCGGGAACCCACGTCCTGACCTCGATCGGCCGCTCCGACGCGTTCGTCGTGAAGTTCGTGGAACAGCCCGACATGATCCCGATCGCGGTGGACGACATGTACCGCGTCGAGGCCGGCGGGAAGCTCGTCGTCTGGCCCCCGCCGGGCGGCGACGCGGGGATCGGCTTCCACTCGAACGACATCCTCCGGGTCGGGGCCGGGCGCGGGACGGTCTACCGGCTCACGAACCCCGCGCACGGCCACATCGCGTCGGGCTTCGAGGGGCAGTTCGAGTACGAGCCGGACGCGGGGTTCACGGGGACCGACTCGTTCACCTATCAGATCCGCGACGGCGACCTCTTCTCCAACGTCGCGACGGTCCACTTCACGGTTGTCGAGCCCGGTGGCGTGCCCGCGACGACGCCGGCGGTCTACCTCGACCGCGGAGATCGCGGCGTGTGGAGCTGGTCGCTCGAAGACGGCTTCCGTCAGATCCACGCGGACGATCCCGAGGGGATCGCCTCGGCGGCGGACGGGACCCTCTATCTCGACCTCGGCCCGCGCGGGCTGTGGGCCTGGGCGGCGGGGGCATACCGCAAGCTCAACGACGCCGACCCCCAGGGGATCGCGGTCGGGCCCGGCGGCGCGCTCGCCGTCGACTACGGTGCGTTCGGGCTCTGGCTCCGGGAAGGGGGCTCGTTCCGTCGGATCAACGCCGCGAACCCGGAAGGCCTGGCGTTCGCGCCGGACGGCGCGCTCTACATCGACTTCGGCCCCCACGGCCTCTGGAGGTGGGGTCGGGGGGCCGGCGTCAGCCGGATCAACGGGGCGAACCCCGAGGGCCTCGCTGCCGGCCCCGGGGGCGTCCTGTACGTCGATTACGGCCCGCACGGGCTCTGGGACTGGCGCGAGGGGACGGGCTTCCGTCGCCTGAACGCCGCCGACCCCGAAGGTTTCGCGACCACCCCGGCCGGGACGCTGGCGATCGACTACGGCTCGTTCGGGCTCTGGCGATGGAGCGAAGCGACGGGCCTCTCGCGGCTGGACGAGGGAGACGCCCTGAGGATCACGGTCGGCTTG
- a CDS encoding GNAT family N-acetyltransferase, producing MTIIRPERPGDEPAIRAVVAAAFPTEAEARLVDLLREAGRLSVSLVAEVDGEVVGHVAFSPVTVGPGVIGAGLAPLAVRSANRGRGVGGMLIGEGLAACCTAGFGWAVVLGEPRYYARFGFRPAPGVGLADEYGGGDAFQVAELVPGALPVGAGLVRYAPEFASLDV from the coding sequence ATGACGATCATCCGTCCCGAGCGGCCCGGCGACGAGCCGGCGATCCGAGCCGTGGTGGCCGCCGCATTCCCCACCGAGGCCGAGGCGCGGTTGGTGGACCTGCTCCGCGAGGCGGGGCGGCTGTCGGTCTCGCTGGTCGCCGAGGTCGACGGCGAGGTCGTCGGTCATGTCGCGTTCAGCCCGGTGACGGTGGGGCCGGGGGTGATCGGCGCGGGGCTCGCGCCGCTGGCGGTGCGGTCGGCGAATCGGGGGAGGGGGGTCGGCGGGATGCTGATCGGGGAGGGCCTGGCCGCCTGCTGCACGGCCGGCTTCGGCTGGGCCGTCGTCCTGGGCGAGCCTCGCTACTACGCCCGCTTCGGCTTCCGACCCGCGCCGGGCGTGGGGCTGGCCGACGAATACGGCGGCGGCGACGCCTTCCAGGTCGCCGAACTAGTCCCCGGTGCCTTGCCCGTCGGCGCGGGGCTCGTGCGATACGCGCCGGAGTTCGCCTCGCTGGACGTGTGA
- a CDS encoding DUF6157 family protein — translation MKPIRKTFVLVAADCPVERGTEPPARGANPTVARIQYELLTTRPYTLRLEHLILAVHVRRAGISEVEAARNAEAIRAELFAKPHPCMRASPLPKSYGWGVHHDEEGRIAIVGVESDEYARFARGEIEGVDVVLAMRNKRA, via the coding sequence ATGAAGCCGATCCGCAAGACGTTCGTCCTGGTCGCCGCCGACTGCCCGGTGGAGAGGGGGACGGAGCCGCCCGCGAGGGGAGCGAACCCGACGGTCGCCCGGATTCAGTATGAATTACTCACCACACGACCGTATACCCTGAGGCTAGAGCACCTCATCCTCGCCGTGCACGTCCGCCGCGCGGGGATCTCGGAAGTCGAGGCCGCGCGGAACGCCGAGGCGATCCGCGCCGAGCTGTTCGCGAAGCCCCACCCCTGCATGCGGGCCTCTCCCTTGCCGAAGTCTTACGGCTGGGGCGTGCATCACGACGAGGAGGGGCGGATCGCGATCGTCGGGGTCGAGTCGGACGAGTACGCCCGCTTCGCGCGCGGCGAGATCGAGGGCGTGGACGTGGTCCTCGCCATGAGGAACAAGCGGGCCTGA
- a CDS encoding ABC transporter ATP-binding protein — protein sequence MIETHDLTKMYGDMYALNRLNLTLNQGDVYGFIGPNGAGKTTTMRILATLLNPSWGEATVCGYSIYTKSKEIRRVIGYMPDFFGVYDDMKVIEYLEFFAAAYRIKGPARRKICEEVLELVDLTYKRDAMVTSLSRGMTQRLGLARTLLHDPQVLLLDEPASGLDPRARIEMRALLKELRSMGKTILVSSHILPELADICNKIGIIEQGCLLVNGEVTEVMKRVRTDIVLNINVAERLNEAADFLEAQPEVETVDEKAGVLIVKLRPGVHQYGFLASRILENGFELTLFKEDEINLETAFMHLTKGITS from the coding sequence ATGATCGAGACTCACGACCTGACGAAGATGTACGGCGACATGTACGCCCTGAACCGCCTCAACCTGACGCTCAATCAGGGGGACGTGTACGGCTTCATCGGTCCCAACGGCGCGGGCAAGACCACCACGATGCGGATCCTCGCCACGCTGCTCAACCCGAGCTGGGGCGAGGCCACCGTCTGCGGCTACTCGATCTACACCAAGTCCAAGGAGATCCGTCGCGTCATCGGCTACATGCCCGACTTCTTCGGCGTGTACGACGACATGAAGGTCATCGAGTACCTCGAATTCTTCGCCGCCGCCTACCGAATCAAGGGCCCCGCCCGTCGCAAGATCTGCGAGGAAGTCCTCGAGCTCGTCGACCTGACCTACAAGCGCGATGCGATGGTGACGAGCCTCTCGCGCGGGATGACCCAGCGCCTGGGCCTGGCCCGGACGCTGCTGCACGACCCCCAGGTGCTCCTCCTGGACGAGCCCGCCTCGGGCCTCGACCCCCGCGCCCGGATCGAGATGCGGGCGCTGCTGAAAGAGCTGCGGAGCATGGGCAAGACGATCCTCGTCTCCAGCCACATCCTCCCCGAGCTGGCCGACATCTGCAACAAGATCGGCATCATCGAGCAGGGCTGCCTGCTGGTGAACGGCGAAGTCACCGAGGTCATGAAGCGGGTCCGCACGGACATCGTCCTGAACATCAACGTCGCCGAACGCCTGAACGAAGCCGCCGACTTCCTCGAAGCCCAGCCCGAGGTCGAGACCGTCGACGAGAAGGCCGGCGTGCTGATCGTCAAGCTCCGCCCCGGCGTCCACCAGTACGGCTTCCTCGCCAGCCGGATCCTCGAGAACGGCTTCGAGCTGACCCTCTTCAAGGAAGACGAGATCAACCTCGAAACCGCCTTCATGCATCTCACGAAGGGCATCACGAGCTGA
- a CDS encoding tetratricopeptide repeat protein, with protein sequence MPTRAPRRLLRYLEDQPDDFRALHILGRWYSRRGRFAEARDALARALQADPTDVFTHLYIGNLAYRERDWEVALIWFEFAALIAPDSPAPLWCQADVYEFQEKQDLAEEFFRRAVEVDPDDEQPRRLLMEWRRRRLWAQAREHEARGRRDLADGLLREALELDPDSELARQVMEEWEERRRDESAPADRRPPSHVQRGELRRVSHEPRADGQGTGD encoded by the coding sequence ATGCCGACCCGAGCACCCCGGAGGCTCCTCCGCTACCTCGAGGATCAGCCCGACGACTTCCGAGCCCTCCACATCCTGGGCCGATGGTACAGCCGACGAGGTCGCTTCGCCGAGGCGCGCGACGCCCTGGCCCGGGCCCTCCAGGCGGACCCGACCGACGTGTTCACGCATCTCTACATCGGCAACCTGGCGTACCGGGAGCGGGACTGGGAGGTCGCCCTGATCTGGTTCGAATTCGCGGCCCTGATTGCCCCCGACTCGCCCGCGCCGCTGTGGTGCCAGGCCGACGTTTATGAGTTCCAGGAGAAGCAGGACCTGGCGGAAGAATTCTTCCGCAGGGCCGTGGAAGTGGACCCGGACGACGAGCAGCCGAGGCGCCTGCTGATGGAGTGGCGGCGGAGGCGGCTTTGGGCGCAGGCCCGCGAGCACGAGGCCCGGGGCCGCCGGGATCTCGCGGACGGCTTGCTTCGCGAGGCCCTGGAACTCGACCCGGACAGCGAACTGGCGCGGCAGGTCATGGAGGAGTGGGAGGAGCGCCGCCGCGACGAGTCCGCACCGGCGGATCGACGCCCGCCCTCACACGTCCAGCGAGGCGAACTCCGGCGCGTATCGCACGAGCCCCGCGCCGACGGGCAAGGCACCGGGGACTAG